From a single Streptomyces liliifuscus genomic region:
- a CDS encoding ABC transporter ATP-binding protein: MTMFRRTDRRNQDHGTGPAAEALRLVKVTKTYGGAENAVTALDGVTLALPRGTFTAVMGPSGSGKSTLLQCAAGLDRPDSGIVLVDGAEMTGGTEAELTKFRRNRIGFIFQQYNLLDTLTVAQNTILPLKLARRRVNRARVEEILTAVGLGDRLGHRPDQLSGGQRQRVAIARALITEPSVIFADEPTGALDTRSARDILRLLQETVRVHGRTVVMVTHDPVAASYADSVMFLADGRLAGEMHRPTVDAVAEALAHLGDDVMAGV, from the coding sequence ATGACGATGTTTCGCCGAACCGATCGACGCAACCAGGACCACGGCACGGGCCCCGCCGCCGAGGCACTGCGGCTGGTGAAGGTCACCAAGACCTACGGGGGCGCGGAGAACGCGGTGACCGCCCTGGACGGAGTGACGCTCGCCCTGCCGCGCGGCACGTTCACCGCGGTGATGGGGCCCTCGGGCTCCGGCAAGTCCACGCTGCTGCAGTGCGCGGCCGGACTCGACCGGCCCGACAGCGGCATCGTCCTGGTCGACGGAGCCGAGATGACCGGCGGCACCGAGGCCGAGCTGACGAAGTTCCGGCGCAACCGGATCGGCTTCATCTTCCAGCAGTACAACCTGCTGGACACCCTCACCGTCGCGCAGAACACGATCCTGCCGCTCAAGCTCGCCCGCCGCCGCGTGAACCGGGCCCGGGTGGAGGAGATCCTCACCGCCGTCGGCCTCGGCGACCGCCTCGGCCACCGGCCCGACCAGCTCTCCGGCGGCCAGCGCCAGCGCGTCGCCATCGCCCGCGCCCTGATCACCGAGCCGAGCGTGATCTTCGCCGACGAACCGACCGGCGCCCTGGACACCCGCAGCGCGCGGGACATCCTGCGGCTGCTCCAGGAGACGGTCCGGGTCCACGGCCGTACGGTCGTCATGGTGACCCACGATCCGGTGGCGGCCTCGTACGCCGACTCGGTGATGTTCCTCGCGGACGGCCGGCTCGCCGGTGAGATGCACCGGCCGACCGTGGACGCGGTGGCCGAGGCCCTCGCGCACCTCGGCGACGACGTGATGGCGGGGGTGTGA
- a CDS encoding ABC transporter permease yields MLALAMRSIRQRPGRFAATLLSAFLGAAIIMAFNSMHDTAGAKGVDSTSAETLSTSAGVVGGYGTLLVFFAVASTLTVNVRQRSAEIELLRCSGATPAQIKRMVVGESVAVALVGALLAIGPAMLGGRLLLDLFKDSGQVAESVDYSFGNVALLSGIDITVLAAAGAAFLAVRRATRKTGPRGRGRNFFVRAALVLGALSVCSTFAFSSTDAALMAPAAYGAILLAVGFALLSPKLLRALLDRLPATGPSGYLAVRTMRERAAQLSGVLMPLILFTAMATATLYMQAVENDAINASGVPKSIDAKNLETLNLVVVGIIVVFSCIMLINSLYAATTYRRREFGQQRLAGATPGQVLGMIGIESLVLTVTGVFFGTAAGLAGIIPFTMVRTDAVLPEGGLGIWFGIVGVAAAAVLVTSLTTARRALRTPAVGAVSLVA; encoded by the coding sequence ATGCTCGCTCTGGCCATGCGTTCCATCCGGCAGCGCCCCGGGCGCTTCGCCGCGACGCTGCTGTCCGCCTTCCTGGGCGCGGCGATCATCATGGCGTTCAACTCGATGCACGACACGGCGGGCGCGAAGGGCGTCGACTCCACGAGCGCGGAGACCCTCTCCACCTCGGCGGGCGTCGTCGGCGGCTACGGCACCCTCCTGGTGTTCTTCGCCGTAGCTTCCACCCTGACGGTGAACGTCCGTCAGCGCTCCGCCGAGATCGAGCTGTTGCGCTGCTCCGGCGCGACCCCCGCACAGATCAAGCGGATGGTCGTGGGAGAGTCGGTGGCCGTCGCCCTGGTGGGCGCGCTGCTCGCGATCGGCCCCGCGATGCTCGGCGGACGGCTGCTGCTGGACCTCTTCAAGGACAGCGGGCAGGTCGCCGAGTCCGTCGACTACTCCTTCGGGAACGTCGCGCTGCTCTCGGGCATCGACATCACGGTCCTCGCGGCGGCTGGCGCTGCGTTCCTCGCGGTGCGCCGGGCCACCCGGAAGACCGGGCCCCGCGGCAGGGGACGGAACTTCTTCGTCCGCGCCGCCCTGGTCCTCGGCGCCTTGTCGGTCTGCTCCACCTTCGCGTTCTCCTCGACCGACGCCGCGCTGATGGCACCGGCCGCGTACGGCGCGATCCTGCTCGCGGTCGGCTTCGCGCTGCTCTCGCCGAAGCTGCTGAGGGCCCTGCTCGACCGGCTTCCGGCGACGGGCCCGAGCGGCTATCTCGCCGTACGCACCATGCGCGAGCGGGCCGCGCAGCTGTCCGGGGTCCTCATGCCGTTGATCCTCTTCACCGCCATGGCGACGGCGACCCTCTACATGCAGGCCGTCGAGAACGACGCCATCAACGCCTCCGGAGTGCCGAAGTCCATCGACGCCAAGAACCTCGAAACCCTCAACCTCGTGGTCGTCGGCATCATCGTGGTCTTCTCCTGCATCATGCTGATCAACTCCCTGTACGCGGCGACGACGTACCGGCGCCGGGAGTTCGGCCAGCAGCGGCTGGCGGGGGCGACCCCGGGTCAGGTCCTCGGCATGATCGGCATCGAGTCCCTGGTCCTCACGGTGACGGGTGTCTTCTTCGGTACGGCGGCCGGGCTCGCGGGGATCATCCCCTTCACGATGGTCCGCACGGACGCTGTCCTCCCGGAGGGAGGACTGGGCATCTGGTTCGGGATCGTGGGGGTCGCGGCGGCGGCGGTGCTTGTGACCAGCCTGACGACGGCCCGCAGGGCGCTGCGGACGCCGGCCGTCGGCGCGGTTTCGCTGGTCGCTTGA
- a CDS encoding transglutaminase domain-containing protein — MTSRLLMPYRSAGRAARSDVRRVARPPEVRGSTRATEILDWNDPSVTALVNRVRGRASASETLRVAHGIIAREIRPVYSVEDRRRVSTTLRLGRGSCSQRMAVLEAVARAVGIRTRVQGLLVDGAFWYPRFPRLKPLVPKQVLLAWPEFRLEGAWVPIGELFGKADGDGAFTNRGGETLFDAVARTTVEWGGATACGAVGGGCDLSAQVQSDLGHFDSRDALFVQHGQTLCFAARTVAEPVLGRWSAGS, encoded by the coding sequence ATGACCAGCCGGTTGCTGATGCCGTACCGGAGCGCCGGACGGGCGGCACGGTCGGACGTACGGCGGGTGGCCCGGCCACCGGAGGTACGGGGTTCTACGCGGGCCACCGAGATCCTGGACTGGAACGATCCGAGTGTCACGGCCCTGGTGAACCGGGTCCGGGGGCGGGCCTCCGCATCCGAGACACTGCGCGTGGCGCACGGGATCATCGCGCGGGAGATCCGGCCGGTGTACTCCGTGGAGGACCGGCGGCGGGTCTCGACGACTCTGCGGCTGGGACGCGGTTCGTGCAGTCAGCGGATGGCGGTCCTTGAGGCGGTCGCCCGTGCCGTGGGCATCCGCACGCGGGTACAGGGCCTGCTCGTCGACGGGGCCTTCTGGTATCCGCGGTTCCCCCGGCTGAAGCCGCTCGTGCCCAAGCAGGTGCTGCTGGCCTGGCCGGAGTTCCGGCTGGAGGGCGCCTGGGTGCCGATCGGCGAGCTGTTCGGGAAGGCCGACGGCGACGGCGCGTTCACCAACCGGGGCGGCGAGACCCTCTTCGACGCCGTGGCCCGCACGACCGTCGAGTGGGGCGGCGCGACGGCCTGCGGCGCCGTTGGTGGGGGCTGCGATCTGTCGGCCCAGGTCCAGTCGGACCTCGGGCACTTCGACTCGCGCGATGCGCTCTTCGTTCAACACGGTCAGACTTTGTGCTTCGCGGCGCGGACTGTGGCGGAGCCGGTGCTGGGTAGGTGGAGCGCGGGCTCCTGA